The following are encoded in a window of Candidatus Microthrix parvicella Bio17-1 genomic DNA:
- a CDS encoding NAD(P)H-dependent glycerol-3-phosphate dehydrogenase, with product MKPVSVSVIGGGSWGTTVGHLAAHNAKTLLWARAPETVVEINESNVNRRYLEGYDLHPDLTATADLEEAVRCADVLVMGVPSQAFRETLGRVGEFLRPWVPVVSLTKGLEQGTRKRMSQLIHEVLPGHPAAVLTGPNLAKEILVGDAAAAVIATPDPVVAETLQAVFATDRFRVYSNPDVIGCELGGALKNVIAIASGMADGLGTGDNTRAAVITRGLAELTALGVAMGGQQVTFAGLAGMGDLIATCISPQSRNRHVGEQLGKGRTIEEIVDEMNMVAEGVKTSTAVMELAEEYEVDVPITAQVRAVCHEGLSASEAYDGLMGRQSGVEHPAYE from the coding sequence ATGAAACCAGTATCGGTGTCGGTGATCGGGGGCGGCTCGTGGGGAACCACGGTTGGTCACCTGGCTGCTCATAATGCCAAAACCCTGTTGTGGGCCCGGGCCCCGGAAACCGTGGTCGAGATCAACGAGTCGAACGTCAACAGGCGCTACCTGGAGGGTTACGACCTCCATCCCGACCTCACCGCCACAGCCGATCTGGAAGAGGCGGTTCGTTGCGCCGACGTGCTGGTGATGGGCGTGCCCAGCCAGGCGTTTCGGGAGACATTGGGCAGGGTCGGCGAGTTCCTTCGCCCCTGGGTGCCGGTGGTGAGCTTGACCAAGGGTCTGGAGCAGGGCACCCGCAAGCGCATGAGTCAGTTGATCCATGAGGTGCTTCCAGGGCACCCGGCCGCAGTCTTGACGGGGCCCAACCTGGCCAAGGAGATTCTGGTTGGCGACGCTGCCGCAGCGGTGATCGCAACGCCCGACCCGGTGGTGGCCGAGACGTTGCAGGCGGTTTTTGCCACCGATCGCTTCCGGGTGTACTCCAACCCCGACGTCATCGGGTGCGAATTGGGAGGTGCGCTGAAAAACGTCATCGCCATCGCCTCCGGCATGGCCGACGGGCTGGGCACCGGTGACAACACGAGGGCCGCGGTCATCACACGAGGGCTGGCCGAGTTGACCGCGCTGGGCGTTGCGATGGGCGGCCAGCAGGTGACCTTCGCCGGGCTTGCCGGCATGGGCGATCTCATCGCCACCTGCATTTCCCCGCAGAGCCGTAATCGCCATGTGGGGGAGCAACTGGGCAAGGGGCGCACGATCGAGGAGATCGTCGACGAGATGAACATGGTGGCCGAGGGCGTCAAGACATCCACCGCGGTGATGGAGTTGGCTGAGGAATACGAGGTGGATGTGCCGATCACCGCCCAGGTGCGGGCGGTGTGCCACGAGGGGCTGTCCGCGTCGGAGGCCTACGACGGCCTGATGGGCCGTCAGTCCGGGGTGGAGCATCCTGCGTATGAGTGA
- the cofC gene encoding 2-phospho-L-lactate guanylyltransferase — translation MASTSTTSTSPQVPPHPGGAPRADVVLIPVKAFCDAKARLGPVLSPGQRSRLAQGMAARVIAAGAPAPVWVVCDDERVADFARRHGAEVCWTPGLGLNGAVAEALAQAAAAGLLEAIVAHADLPFARDLSTLVSPGRVVVFPDRHADGTNVMAIPTDVGFRPAYGAHSAERHRAEADRLGLEVQSLHDSALSWDVDTADDLWPPSEVGEWPDELPRPAPAEPCRSLP, via the coding sequence ATGGCGAGCACGAGCACAACGTCGACGAGCCCGCAGGTCCCGCCCCACCCCGGTGGCGCGCCCCGTGCCGACGTGGTGCTCATCCCGGTGAAGGCGTTTTGCGATGCCAAGGCCCGGCTGGGCCCCGTGCTGTCTCCGGGGCAGCGGTCCAGGTTGGCTCAGGGAATGGCCGCCCGGGTGATCGCAGCCGGTGCGCCGGCGCCTGTGTGGGTGGTGTGCGACGACGAACGCGTGGCCGACTTCGCTCGCCGTCACGGGGCCGAGGTGTGCTGGACGCCCGGCCTGGGGCTCAATGGCGCAGTGGCCGAGGCGCTCGCTCAGGCAGCAGCAGCGGGTCTGCTCGAAGCGATCGTTGCCCACGCCGACCTGCCGTTCGCCCGCGACCTTTCCACCCTGGTGTCGCCGGGGCGGGTGGTGGTGTTTCCTGACCGCCACGCCGATGGCACCAACGTGATGGCCATCCCCACCGACGTGGGGTTCCGTCCTGCCTACGGCGCCCATTCGGCCGAGCGGCACCGCGCCGAGGCAGACCGCCTGGGGCTGGAGGTCCAATCCCTGCATGATTCGGCCCTCAGCTGGGACGTGGACACCGCCGACGACCTGTGGCCACCATCCGAGGTGGGCGAGTGGCCCGACGAACTCCCGCGCCCGGCGCCCGCCGAGCCCTGTCGAAGTCTGCCCTGA
- a CDS encoding PIG-L deacetylase family protein: MSHSDLPPHARPPAAQRLDPQPGSANMGLPPPAVALAIGAHPDDVEFGCGATLARWAAQGTRIHHLICTDGSKGTWDVDADLTALVARRRDEQRAASRALGGSGEVTFLNRIDGELDNDPNTLAEVVSAIRTVKPDVVLGHDPWKRYRLHPDHRAAGWLTIDGIVAARDPHFLPHLRLEHHRPEALLLFEADEVDHLEPADEAALQARIAALEAHRSQFETTHHHRVGGAKSGLDERSLHTQFVLRERRLLAEAALPFDAELGEAFKLMNDL; this comes from the coding sequence GTGTCTCATAGCGACCTTCCGCCGCATGCCCGGCCGCCGGCAGCTCAGCGCCTGGACCCGCAACCGGGCTCCGCAAACATGGGGCTCCCGCCTCCAGCGGTGGCGCTTGCCATCGGCGCGCATCCCGACGATGTGGAGTTCGGGTGCGGCGCCACGCTGGCCCGCTGGGCGGCTCAAGGCACCCGAATCCACCACCTCATCTGCACCGATGGGTCCAAGGGCACCTGGGACGTTGACGCCGACCTGACGGCCTTGGTGGCGAGACGCCGGGACGAGCAACGAGCCGCATCGCGCGCCCTTGGAGGGTCGGGCGAGGTCACGTTCCTCAACCGCATCGATGGCGAACTCGACAACGACCCCAACACCCTCGCCGAGGTGGTCAGCGCCATCCGCACCGTGAAGCCCGACGTGGTGTTGGGCCATGACCCCTGGAAGCGCTATCGCCTTCACCCTGATCACCGGGCCGCCGGATGGCTGACGATCGATGGGATCGTCGCAGCGCGAGATCCGCATTTTCTGCCCCACCTCCGCTTGGAGCACCATCGGCCTGAAGCGCTGTTGTTGTTCGAGGCCGACGAGGTCGACCACCTCGAGCCGGCCGACGAAGCCGCGCTCCAGGCCAGGATCGCTGCCTTGGAGGCTCACCGGTCTCAGTTTGAAACCACCCATCACCACCGGGTTGGTGGGGCAAAATCCGGCCTCGACGAACGCTCCCTCCACACCCAGTTCGTCCTGCGCGAGCGGCGGTTGCTGGCCGAGGCCGCGCTCCCATTCGACGCCGAGTTGGGTGAGGCGTTCAAGCTGATGAACGACTTGTAG
- a CDS encoding HIT family protein gives MVSMTGDNEAQVADPAEEHGCVFCRIVAGASKAHVVFADEVAVAFLDKVPLFPGHVLVVPRSHVETLTDLPTDQLQGYFSRVQRVAAVVEATMDAGGTFVAMNNRVSQSVPHLHTHVVPRRRKDGLRGFFWPRNPYESDATAADVALRLASAWDEAGTKTALR, from the coding sequence ATGGTGTCGATGACCGGTGACAATGAAGCTCAGGTTGCGGATCCAGCGGAGGAACATGGCTGCGTGTTCTGCCGGATTGTTGCCGGAGCGTCAAAGGCGCACGTGGTGTTTGCCGACGAGGTGGCGGTGGCCTTCCTCGACAAGGTGCCGTTGTTTCCGGGCCATGTCCTCGTCGTGCCTCGGAGCCATGTCGAGACACTCACCGATCTGCCAACCGATCAGCTTCAGGGGTACTTCTCCCGTGTGCAGCGGGTCGCAGCGGTGGTCGAGGCCACCATGGATGCGGGCGGCACGTTCGTCGCCATGAACAACCGCGTGAGCCAGTCCGTCCCTCACCTGCACACACACGTGGTGCCACGGCGTCGAAAGGACGGACTGCGGGGGTTCTTCTGGCCGCGCAACCCCTACGAGAGCGACGCGACCGCTGCCGACGTGGCCCTCCGGTTGGCGTCGGCCTGGGACGAGGCGGGAACCAAGACGGCCCTCCGCTGA
- a CDS encoding nitroreductase family protein, with the protein MRLNLTSDELLATTRAVRKRLDLTRDVEPEVIDECLNAALQAPTGSNTQGWHFLVVRDPELRRGLADLYREAFSGYIALQKEAAAKLGPSETADTQQRVRSSAEYLAEHLHEVPVHLIPCISGRPEKLHQSMMAGLYGSILPATWSYMLAARDRGLGTVWTTLHLPFEQQAAELLGIPYDRVTQVALIPTAYTLGTDFKPGPRRDKTKVIHHDRW; encoded by the coding sequence ATGCGGCTGAACCTGACAAGCGACGAGCTCTTGGCAACCACACGCGCGGTGCGCAAGCGCCTTGACCTCACACGGGATGTGGAGCCCGAAGTGATCGACGAGTGTCTCAACGCTGCCCTCCAGGCCCCCACCGGCTCAAACACCCAGGGCTGGCACTTTCTGGTGGTGCGGGATCCCGAGCTTCGCCGCGGCCTGGCCGACCTGTATCGCGAGGCATTTTCCGGTTACATCGCCCTGCAAAAGGAGGCAGCCGCGAAGCTGGGTCCATCGGAGACGGCCGACACCCAACAACGTGTGCGTTCGTCGGCCGAGTACCTGGCCGAGCATCTTCACGAGGTTCCGGTTCATCTGATCCCCTGCATTTCCGGGCGACCCGAGAAACTCCACCAATCGATGATGGCCGGGTTGTACGGCTCGATACTGCCCGCCACCTGGAGCTACATGCTGGCCGCCCGTGATCGGGGACTGGGCACGGTTTGGACCACGCTGCACCTACCGTTTGAGCAGCAGGCTGCGGAGCTTCTGGGCATCCCCTACGACCGGGTCACGCAGGTGGCCCTCATTCCAACGGCCTACACGCTGGGCACCGACTTCAAACCCGGTCCCCGTCGCGACAAGACCAAGGTCATCCACCACGATCGATGGTGA
- the gltX gene encoding glutamate--tRNA ligase, with product MTTRVRFAPSPTGSLHLGSARTALFNWLFARSAGGEFLVRIEDTDAERSRPELIQQVFDTLEWLGLDWDNRGDEPRQSERADQYREAVDRMLAEGRAYACNCERAAVDARNSAAGRPPGYDGFCRDRALTVGPDTVARFATPSAGTVEFDDVIRGHVSFECANLEDFVIARSDGSVTFLLANAIDDDAMGITHVMRGEDLLNTTPKSLLLRQAIGGGEPPVYAHLPLIVGEGRKKLSKRRDDVAVENYRDAGYLPEAMVNYLALLGWGPSDGIEVRPLNEIVEMFSLEAINPSPAAFDAKKLAHVNAEKLRALDADEFLRASEPFLAGAPWEPAGFDRDVFVAIAPEVQSRVKTLGEVPAMVDFFFLDAPLMDEASVAKAITNNPDAPELLAGAIRRFESETWSAEALHAATLELGEAHGLKLGKAQAPIRVAVTGRTVGPPLFEALVLLGRTTTLDRLKRASRSIPDEATTIT from the coding sequence GTGACCACCCGCGTACGTTTCGCCCCCTCCCCTACCGGCTCGTTGCATCTGGGCTCGGCCCGCACGGCCCTGTTCAACTGGCTGTTTGCCCGCTCTGCGGGCGGTGAGTTCCTGGTGCGCATCGAAGACACCGACGCCGAACGCTCCCGACCGGAGCTGATCCAGCAGGTGTTCGACACGCTGGAGTGGTTGGGGCTCGACTGGGACAACCGCGGCGACGAACCCAGGCAGTCTGAGCGCGCCGATCAGTATCGCGAGGCGGTTGATCGGATGTTGGCCGAGGGTCGGGCCTACGCCTGCAACTGCGAACGTGCGGCGGTTGACGCACGCAACTCCGCCGCCGGTCGTCCGCCCGGCTACGACGGCTTTTGTCGTGATCGCGCCTTGACCGTGGGTCCGGACACGGTGGCCCGCTTCGCCACGCCGTCCGCTGGAACCGTCGAGTTCGACGACGTGATCCGGGGCCACGTCAGCTTCGAATGCGCCAACCTGGAGGACTTCGTCATTGCGCGCAGCGATGGCTCGGTCACCTTCCTGCTGGCCAACGCCATCGACGACGACGCCATGGGCATCACCCACGTGATGCGAGGCGAGGACCTGCTGAACACCACTCCAAAGAGCCTGTTGCTGCGCCAAGCGATCGGCGGTGGGGAACCGCCGGTGTACGCCCACCTGCCGTTGATCGTCGGTGAGGGCCGCAAGAAGCTCTCCAAGCGGCGAGATGACGTGGCGGTCGAGAACTATCGCGATGCCGGGTACCTCCCGGAGGCGATGGTGAACTACCTGGCCCTACTCGGTTGGGGTCCGTCGGACGGCATCGAGGTGCGCCCGCTGAACGAGATCGTGGAGATGTTCTCGTTGGAGGCCATCAACCCGTCACCCGCCGCCTTCGATGCCAAGAAACTGGCGCACGTCAACGCCGAGAAGCTCCGGGCGCTCGATGCCGACGAGTTTCTGCGAGCCAGCGAGCCCTTCCTGGCCGGTGCTCCGTGGGAACCGGCCGGCTTTGACCGGGACGTGTTCGTGGCGATCGCCCCCGAGGTACAGAGCCGGGTCAAGACCCTCGGTGAGGTGCCCGCCATGGTGGACTTCTTTTTTCTCGATGCACCGCTCATGGACGAGGCCTCGGTCGCGAAGGCCATCACCAACAACCCCGACGCCCCGGAGTTGTTGGCGGGTGCGATCAGGCGGTTCGAGTCCGAAACCTGGAGCGCCGAGGCACTACACGCCGCCACCCTCGAGCTGGGGGAGGCTCACGGGCTCAAGCTGGGCAAGGCGCAGGCTCCAATACGGGTGGCCGTCACCGGGCGCACCGTGGGCCCGCCACTCTTCGAGGCCTTGGTCCTTCTGGGGCGGACGACCACCTTGGATCGACTGAAGCGCGCATCCCGTTCGATACCCGATGAGGCCACCACGATCACGTGA
- a CDS encoding YdcF family protein, with the protein MRRIARPRRLRTWLVLAVPMIVIAYLGLTFVQVTRATGRDDRDPVDAIVVLGAAQYDGRPSPVLQARLDHALELYREGVARKIVLTGGKQAGDRFTEAFTGFTYLRKAGVPDSDLVVITDGANTWESLAAAARQLKSGDQRDVVMVSDPYHNQRLLGTAGDLGMNGGVSPTERDTDFRHLLAETGAVSLGRLIGYRRLLRFG; encoded by the coding sequence GTGAGACGCATCGCCCGACCTCGCCGTCTTCGCACCTGGCTGGTGTTGGCCGTGCCGATGATCGTCATCGCGTACCTCGGCCTCACCTTCGTTCAGGTGACGCGGGCGACCGGACGTGACGATCGGGACCCCGTCGATGCCATCGTGGTGTTGGGCGCCGCCCAATACGACGGTCGTCCCAGCCCGGTGCTTCAGGCCAGGCTCGATCATGCGCTCGAGTTGTACCGCGAAGGCGTCGCACGCAAGATCGTCTTGACCGGAGGCAAGCAGGCCGGCGATCGCTTCACCGAGGCGTTCACCGGTTTCACGTACCTGCGGAAGGCCGGGGTACCCGACAGCGACCTGGTGGTCATCACCGACGGTGCCAACACCTGGGAGTCGCTGGCCGCCGCCGCGCGACAGTTGAAGAGCGGCGATCAACGCGACGTGGTGATGGTGTCCGATCCGTACCACAACCAGCGATTGTTGGGCACCGCCGGCGACTTGGGAATGAACGGCGGTGTCTCACCAACCGAGCGGGACACCGACTTTCGCCATCTGCTGGCCGAGACCGGTGCAGTGTCGCTGGGAAGACTCATCGGGTACCGACGGCTGCTGCGCTTCGGGTGA